CCTGGGCAAGTTTGCCAAGCAGTTTATGAACGTGTTTTCCATTGTTCTGCTGCTGCTGGTGGGCGTGGTCTTTGTGCTGGGACCGGCAAAGCTGCTGGCCAACAAGATCGGCTTTGACCTTGATAACGCCACCGCCGTAATGCTGTGGACGGGCATTATCTTCGCCTACTACTTCCTTGCCACCATTCTGCCCGTGGACAAGATTATCGGCCGCCTGTACCCCCTGTTTGCGCTGGCACTGCTCATCATGGCAGGCGGGCTTTCTGTTATGCTCATCGTGGACGGCTACACCTTCTTCCCCAACGGTGTGGGACTTGCCAACGTGCATCCCACCGGGCTGCCCCTGTGGCCCCTGATGTTCATTACCATTGCCTGCGGCGCCATTTCCGGCTTCCATGCCACGCAGTCGCCGCTGATGGCACGCTGCATCCCCGATGAAAAGTGCGGCCGCCCCGTGTTTTACGGCGCCATGATCGGTGAAGGCATTATCGCGCTGGTGTGGGCGACGCTGGGCATGACCTTCTACCAGACCCCCGAAGCGTTGCAGGCTGTGCTGGCACAGGGCGGACCTGCTGCCGTGGTCGATCAGGTTGCCACCACCCTTATGGGCCCCATTGGCGGCTTCCTTGCCATTATCGGTGTTATCATCCTGCCTATCTCTTCCGGTGATACGGCGTTCCGTTCCGCACGTCTCATCATCGCGGACTTCACCAATATCGCTCAGCGCGACGTGGTGAAGCGTCTTATGATCGCCGTGCCCCTGTTTGCCGTGGGCTTCCTGATCACCAAGACTGAGTTCGGCGTGATATGGCGTTACTTCGGCTTCTCCAACCAGACCCTTGCCACCATTGTGCTGTGGGCAGCTGCCATGTATCTGGTGCGCCACGGCAAGGTGCACTGGATTGCCACTGTTCCCGCCGTGTTCATGACCGCCGTGTGCGCCACCTACCTGTGCGTGGCACCGGAGTTTCCGCTGCATCTGAGCGAATCTGTGGGCTATGGCATAGGCATAGCCGTGGCTGCGGCGTGCTTTGTGTGGTTTATGTTCAAGGCGCGTAATACCCCGGTTGTGGTTGACGCTCCTGATTCACCCGGAACCATCTAGGCCGCAGAAAAAGAGTAACGCCCTGGGGACGGTGAACCGCCCGGACGTTCAGGCATGAACCGTTCGTGCGGCAGGCAGGGTCCCTTCTGAAGCGGCCTTGGGAGAAAGACGCATCAAGGCTGATACGCGGGCCGATCATTGATTCATAGAAACAAAGCCCCCGCCAACGTCGCAGGACATTGGCGGGGGCTTCTGCGTTCCGCGCGGGACGGTAAGGCTGTTGTCCTGCGAAGATTAGTCGTATCTGGGGACCAGCGAAAGGTGCCGGGACGCACTGCGGGCACGGCCCATGGGCGGCGCGGCATGGCGGTCCGGCAGGGAGGCCGGGCTGGTGAGCAGGTCTGCAAGGGTTATGGCGTCCATCTCGCGTTCCAGAACGCGGGAGATGTGCAGCCATGCGGGGCGGGTGGGACAGTTTTCGTGGCGGGGGCATTCTTCGGCAACGGACTCGTCGCAGCAGGGGATGAGGTCTATGGGGCCTTCTATGGCCCGGACCACATCGCCCAGCGTGATGGAGGCGGCATCTCTGCCCAGCGCGTGCCCGCCCATGACGCCGCGCGTGCTGACTACCATGCCTTCCTGCTTGAGGGGACGGATGATCTGCTCGATGAACTGCACGGAAACGCCGGTGTGCGCCGAGAGGGTGGTGGTGTTTACGATGTCTGTATGCTCAGCGTGTTCCGCAAGGACAAGCAGCAGGCGGACAGCGTAGCGTGCGCGGGCGGAGAGCTTCATCCGGTTCCTCCTGTGCGGTGGCTGTGCATTGGCGGTGCTTTGACAGTGCAGAGCCTGTGCAGGGTCTGTGCAGAGCCGGGGCAGAGCCGGGGCATGGGGTTTTACTATGATGGGATAGTATAGGGCGCATAGGAAACGGTCAATAGCATACTTCAAGGGTATGAATTGGCGATGCACGGAAAATGACTGCGCCCCGCCTTCCGGAAAACGGAAGGCGGGGCGTTGCGGACAGGGGAGATCGGAGAGGGGCGGGGCTAGCGCACAATGGTCCAGTCGGCGTTTTCTATGCGGATGACTTCGAAGGCGGTTTTATCCAGCCCGCCGTGGTCTTCTGCGGAGAAGGAGAAGATGCCCGCCGTGCCCACAAGGCCCGTTACCTGTTCCATGGCATCGCGGATGGCCTTGGGATCGTCGCTGCCGGCTTTCTCAATGGCGGCCTTGAGCAGGAGCATGGCGTCCCATGCGTGTCCGCCGAAAGTGGACACATCTGCCTTGAAACGCTGGGTGTAGCCTGCGGCGTAATCGAGCAGCATGGCCTTTTGCGGGTGGCCGTCGGGAATCTGGTCGGCAACGATGAGGCGGCCTGCGGGCAGGATGAGTCCTTCTGCCGCGTCGCCCGCCAGCTCAATGAATTTTTTGGAGGCAACGCCATGGCTCATGTACAGCGGGGTGGTCATGCCGAGCTGCTTGTGGTTGCGCGCGATGACGGCGGGGCCGGGGTTGGTGCCCCAGCAGATGGTGGCATCTGCGCCGAGTCCGCGGATTTTGGTAAGTTGGGCGGTCATGTCTGTGTCTTTGGGGCCGTAGACCTCGTCCGCGACCAGTTCCAGACCAGCCTGCGGGATGAGCGAGAGTAATCCGGCGCGACCGGACTGGCCGTAGCCGTCAGAGACGGTGAGGATGGCGATGCGTTTGGCACCCGTGGCAAGGATATTGTCCAGAAGGGTTTCTATGGCGAAATTGTCGGAGGGAGCCACCTTGAAGACCCATGGGTTCACCGGCTGGACGATCTTGTCTGAAGAGGCGCAGGAAACCAGCGGGATGCCGTAGCGTTCCATGTTGCGCATGATGGCCAGCGTGTTGCCGGAGGTGGTGGGGCCCACAATGGCTGAAACCCGGTCCTTGCGGGCCAGCTTTTCCACGGCGAGGACGCATTTGTTTACGTCTGTCTCGTCATCATAGTGGATGATTTCCACCTGCCTGCCCAGAATGCCACCGGCGGCGTTGATGGAATCCGCAGCCATGAGCAGGCTGTTTTTTTCCGGCTCTCCGAGGAAGGATGCCGGGCCGGTGCTGGAAAAGACCGCGCCTATTCGGATGGGGTCTGCCGCAAAGGCGGTGCGGGTAAAAAGAAGCACCAATACAGCGAGTAACAGCCCGGAACGTTTCATGTAATCCCCTCTCATGGTTGAGTTGCGGTGCGGGCAGCGCCTTGCGGCGAGAGGCCCAGCCTTGGCCGGAGGGGCGGAATGCCCGACCCGATGGGGGAATCTTTTCGGATGGTGACAACAATGTCAAGTGCGGGGTGCCGGTGTGGTGTGCCGTGAGGTGACGGGCGTAACGGGCTGCTATCCGGTGCGGGCGGAGTGTCATCGTGTCTGGCTGTCTGCGGGCAGGCGCGGGGATGGGCGTGAGGCTGCCGCAAAAAGGGAGGGCTTCCGGTGGTCGGGGGGGGGTGACCGGTCCGGAAGCCCTCAGATAGGTTGGTCTGAACAAACGCCCCGGAAACGCAGCATTATGGGCACCAAAGGGGGGGATTTCGGTGGCCCTGCGGACGTATCCGGTATTCAGATCCCGTTGCAGACATCATCCAGAATTGTTGGGGGGGGTGAACGCCTGATCGCTGGCATTCTGAACAATATCTGCACTGACAACTCTGCATAGGCCGTGCCATATCGGATGGTGCAGAGAATGGTGTGGCCTTCTGTGATAAAGATATTTGTTTGTAGTGAGTTAGCGGAATAGTCCCCTGTGGGTGACAGGGAGGGGAGACGTGAAGAGCATGAGAAAATCAGGAGGGTGCGGATGCGCACGTGCGAAAGCGCACAGATGAGCGAAAGCGTACTGGTATGCAGCGGCTATTTCTGCAGGCGGCGGTGCAGGGCGAAGCGAGAGATGCCGAGGTAAGCCGCAGCCTTGCTCTTGTTGCCTTCGAAGCGGTCCAAGGCCTTCTGGACGATGGCCGTGGTGAGGGCTTCCAGATCGAGCGGAGCTTCCGGCAGTTCCAGATTTTCCAGATCGAGCGGCAGTTTTTTGGGGACACCGGCGCAGCTGTAGGCACTTTGCCGTTCCGTAAGGAAGGTGAGGTGCTCCGGTCTGAGGGTGGGAGCATCGTGAATGAGTACGGCGCGTTCTATGGTGTTTTCCAGTTCACGCACGTTCCCGGGCCACGGCTGGCGGAGCAGGATATCCATGGCCTGCGGGGAAACAGAGGTGAACTGTTTGCGCTTGCGTTCTGCCTGCCGCGTGAGGAACAGGCGGGCGAGCGCGGGGATATCTTCCCGGCGTTCGCGCAGGGGGGGGATGACGAGGTGCCCTACCTTGAGGCGGTGGTAAAGGTCGCGCCGGAACAGGCCGCGCTCCACGAGTTCTTCGAGGTCGCGGTTGGCGGCGCAGATGACGCGGGCGCGGAAATCGCGTTTGCGCAGGCCGCCCACGCGGTAGTAGGTGCGGTCTT
This region of Desulfovibrio psychrotolerans genomic DNA includes:
- a CDS encoding carbon starvation CstA family protein, producing the protein MFYFFLACAMLIAGYFVYGKIVEANFGVDNCRATPACRMEDGVDFVKMDPKKIYLIQLLNIAGLGPIFGPILGALYGPAALVWIVLGSIFAGAVHDYFSGMLSVRYDGKSIPDAVGYNLGKFAKQFMNVFSIVLLLLVGVVFVLGPAKLLANKIGFDLDNATAVMLWTGIIFAYYFLATILPVDKIIGRLYPLFALALLIMAGGLSVMLIVDGYTFFPNGVGLANVHPTGLPLWPLMFITIACGAISGFHATQSPLMARCIPDEKCGRPVFYGAMIGEGIIALVWATLGMTFYQTPEALQAVLAQGGPAAVVDQVATTLMGPIGGFLAIIGVIILPISSGDTAFRSARLIIADFTNIAQRDVVKRLMIAVPLFAVGFLITKTEFGVIWRYFGFSNQTLATIVLWAAAMYLVRHGKVHWIATVPAVFMTAVCATYLCVAPEFPLHLSESVGYGIGIAVAAACFVWFMFKARNTPVVVDAPDSPGTI
- a CDS encoding RrF2 family transcriptional regulator, with the protein product MKLSARARYAVRLLLVLAEHAEHTDIVNTTTLSAHTGVSVQFIEQIIRPLKQEGMVVSTRGVMGGHALGRDAASITLGDVVRAIEGPIDLIPCCDESVAEECPRHENCPTRPAWLHISRVLEREMDAITLADLLTSPASLPDRHAAPPMGRARSASRHLSLVPRYD
- a CDS encoding ABC transporter substrate-binding protein; this translates as MKRSGLLLAVLVLLFTRTAFAADPIRIGAVFSSTGPASFLGEPEKNSLLMAADSINAAGGILGRQVEIIHYDDETDVNKCVLAVEKLARKDRVSAIVGPTTSGNTLAIMRNMERYGIPLVSCASSDKIVQPVNPWVFKVAPSDNFAIETLLDNILATGAKRIAILTVSDGYGQSGRAGLLSLIPQAGLELVADEVYGPKDTDMTAQLTKIRGLGADATICWGTNPGPAVIARNHKQLGMTTPLYMSHGVASKKFIELAGDAAEGLILPAGRLIVADQIPDGHPQKAMLLDYAAGYTQRFKADVSTFGGHAWDAMLLLKAAIEKAGSDDPKAIRDAMEQVTGLVGTAGIFSFSAEDHGGLDKTAFEVIRIENADWTIVR